The following DNA comes from Erigeron canadensis isolate Cc75 chromosome 3, C_canadensis_v1, whole genome shotgun sequence.
GAGCCAAACAAGTCCTAGAGCTTGTTCATTCGGATATATGTGGATATATCAATCCAACATCTTAAGGAGGAAGCAGGTATTTCTTAAGTTTTATTGACCATTATAGTAGAAAGGGTTGGGCTTACTTACTTAAAGAGAAGTTTGAAGTGTTTCAATGTttcaaaaactttaaaagtttgGTTGAGAATGAAACGGgcaaaacaattaaaattcTGAGAACTAACCGCGGTGGTGAGTTTCTATCCGAAGATTTTAATAAGTTTTGCAGAGATCATGGAATACAAAGGCAGCTGACTACATGATTtactcctcaacaaaatggagtagCGGAACGGAAGGATAGAACGGTTATGAACATGGTGGTGTCGTTACTTGCAAGAAAGAAAATACCAAAGGTCTTGTGGGCTGAAGCAGTTTTGTGGACCTTCTATGTTCTCAATAGATGTCCAACAAAGTCTCTAAATTACATCACTCCACAAGAGGCATAGACTGGCACAAAGCCGAATGTTGAACATTTCAGAGTTTGGGGTTGCATCGCTCATGTTCATATACCGAAACAATATCGTAGCAAACTCGATGACAAAGTGTAACCTGTATCCTGACAGGTTATAGTGAAGAATCAAAGGCTTATCGCCTCCTTAATCCACTCACCATGAAGGTTATTACTAGTAATGATGTTGTGTTTGAAGAAGACAAATTGTGGAGTTGGGGTCCTGATGAAAACAACACACTTACTTGGAATGATTGTGAATCATTTGATGAAGATGGTGATTCTGAGCTTGACTTATCAACTGATCAAGAGCAAGCCCAACAATATGAGCCCACTAATTTATCTCAGCCCATCACGATTACTGGGCCTGTTGAGCCTAGTACGAGTAATACAGAAGAGAGGGAAGGTAGGAGTCGGCGTCTACCAAGTTATTTAAAAGATTATGTGACTGGAGATGCAATTGAAGATGAGTTAAACCCAGTAGAGGTAATTATGAAGATCCCATTTCTTATGATCAAGCCTCTAAGTTACAAAAATGGAGAAGTGCTATGGATTTTGAAATGCAGGCCATCGTCAATAATCATACATGGGATCTGGTCAAACTTCCAGAGAACGCCTAGTGCATTCCTGTTAAATGGGTATACAAGACGAAGCTAAATGAGAGAGGAGAAGTCGACAAGTACAAGGCCCATTTAGTTGCCAAAGGGTACTGTCAAGAACACGACATCAATTACCAAGAGATTTATGCACCAGTAGCTCGCATGGATACCATTCGGTTGATCACTGCTTTAGCTTCTCAACGTGGCTGGGATATATTtcagatggatgtcaagtcGGCGTTCTTATATGGAGTTTTAGAAGAAGAAGTATTCGTACAACAGCCTCAAGGTTATGTGGTGAAAGGAAAGGAGGATTACGTCTATAAACTTCGCAAGGCTTTGTACGGACTAAAACAAGCACCCCGGGCTTGGTTTAGTCGtatagaaaattatattttgcaGGAAGGATTCAAGAAAAGTGAGAAGGAGCACACACTTTTCATCAAGAAAGATTCAAAAGGTGGTATCTTGATTGTCAACATGTATGTAGATGACCTAATCTACACAGGGAATTGTAAGGAGTTGTTACACTCGTTCAAGGAGTCCATGAAGCGAGAGTTCGAAATGTCTGATCTTGGAAGAATGATGTTTTTTCTTGGAATAGAAGTTCAGCAAACAGGCCATATATGGCACACACATCTCACAATGTAAGTATGGCAGAGAAATTTTACGAAGATTTGAAATGAGTAATTGCAATCTTGTTATCAACCCAATTGTCCCAGGAAGCAAACTTATCGCAAATGAAGGTTCCAAGGTTGATCCTACTGTTTTCAAGCAAATAGTAGGTAGTTTAATGTATATCACTACCACACGTCCGGATATGCAATATGCTGTGAATTTGATAAGCAGGTTTATGTCTAACCCAACTGATATACACTTAGCAGTTGCCAAAAGAATTCTCAGATATTTACAGGGAACACTAGATCATGGGTTGTGGTATGCGATAGTAGGTAGTTTAATGTATATCACCACCACACGTATGGTGGGGACGGAAGGTggaatcaaacaaaaaaaaacttatttattttcaaaaactagCAAACGGCTagttcttaatttatttattttttaatttttttttccctattttACACCTCTATATAAACAACTCCATTcacttcattatttttcattccaaaaaacacatacaaacaaatacaaacataaatcaaTCATCCATTTCATACAACGAAAATGTCAAGTTCCGACGAAGATTCAACAACCTACATTCAAAGGTATTTTGTAGATCCACAAATGTTGAACACATTTGTTAATcttgtagaagaagaagaagaaaccgaGGCCGAGAGTTCCAAAATACCAAGAGCCCCAAGAAGATACATACCAAGAAACCACGCCGATGCGGCAACCCGTCTTTATAATCATTACTTTGCCCCGCAACCCGTCTTTCCTGCTGATTATTTTCGCAAGCGTTTTCGAATGCCCAGAGAAATGTTTATCCGTATAGTGAAGGACATACAAACCTTTGATGCCATACAACCATTACCGCCTCACTTTCAATACTTTCACAATCCCCCTGTCGATGTTGCGGGTGTTCCCActttaaacatttttcaaaaatgtacttcCGCTGTACGCCAGTCGCCAGCTGGCGTACGGTGCGAACGCCAACCAACTAGATGAGTATTTGGAAATGGGTCGACAAACGTCATATGATGACATGAACAACTTTTGTAAGTGCATCATTCACCTGTATCACGATGAGTATATGAGAAAACCGACTCAAGAAGATGTTAATCGAGTGACTGCGAAGCATTTGGAGGTGCATGGTTTCCCGGGTATGCTCGGCAGCGTTGATTGTATGCACTGGCCATGGAGAAACTGCCCTACCGCATGGCAAGGCCAATACACTCGTGGCGACAAAGGACACCCCACAATCATGTTTGAAGCtgttgcttcatatgatttgtggatttggaatGCTTACTTTGGACCAGCCGGTTTGAACAACGACATAAACGTACTCAATGAATCTGACTTGTTCGACCAGCTCCATGAAGATAGGGCTCCTGTGGTCAACTTTACCGCTAACGGCGAGCAGTTTACAAAGGGGTATTATCTAGCCGACGGTATTTATCCTGAATGGTCTACACTCGTGAAGTCTTTCAAGTGTCCCATGTACCCCAAGACGACAAAGTTCAAGCGCTATCAAAAAGTTTCAAGGAAAGACGTAGAACGTGCATTCGTGGTGCTTCAAGGTCGTTTCCATATCCTCACTCACGGAGCGCGTCCATTGAGCATCAACAAAATTAAGCGTATGATGTACAGTTGTGTGACTTTGCACAACATGGTTGTTGATTATAACGGTCGTGCAATTAGTCCATTTGATTTGGAGTTAGTTTCGGAGGAGAGGTCAGTTCGTACTTGGGACCAACGAGTGGGAACACCGTTACGTATGATGGGGGAGTTACGTGATCGACAGGCGCACCACCATCTTTGAGGCGCTCTAGTCGAACACATCTAGAACTTGCCTGCACAACAACGTCAacgttgaagtttttttttttaaatgataataagttgtcttttatttatttatttatgtatcgtgttggtttttttattttctagattCATATTCTCGCTTAGATTTAAAGATTTAGAGTCCTTATTAGCCAAAGCAgagcttttgttttttaaactttagcaACCAACATTTCTCTTCTTTACCACTTTGCCCCCTCCCATCTTGACTACAACAAATTACGAGTAGTTACTATTACAGTATTACTTATTTTTACACTTTATTCTATGCAATTTTGAAAAGTGCATGAATGTTcgcacttataaatgtgtacaAAGTGTTTACTACATCAATACGGACAAATTAGTTATTTCTACACACCGTTTTATGAATGCCAAAAGACAAACTCAACAACCAAGACTAAAGCCTGCATGATCTAAGGTTATAACTTGCCT
Coding sequences within:
- the LOC122591838 gene encoding uncharacterized protein LOC122591838 — encoded protein: MGRQTSYDDMNNFCKCIIHLYHDEYMRKPTQEDVNRVTAKHLEVHGFPGMLGSVDCMHWPWRNCPTAWQGQYTRGDKGHPTIMFEAVASYDLWIWNAYFGPAGLNNDINVLNESDLFDQLHEDRAPVVNFTANGEQFTKGYYLADGIYPEWSTLVKSFKCPMYPKTTKFKRYQKVSRKDVERAFVVLQGRFHILTHGARPLSINKIKRMMYSCVTLHNMVVDYNGRAISPFDLELVSEERSVRTWDQRVGTPLRMMGELRDRQAHHHL